A single genomic interval of Acidovorax sp. 1608163 harbors:
- the fliP gene encoding flagellar type III secretion system pore protein FliP (The bacterial flagellar biogenesis protein FliP forms a type III secretion system (T3SS)-type pore required for flagellar assembly.) — protein sequence MAQTAGSSLPILVGAGSGGNSYSVPIQTLLFFTALSFLPAVLLLMTGFTRIVIVLSLLRQALGTQSAPPNQVIIGLSLFLTMFVMGPTLDRVYQDAYVPYTANAIGFEQALQKAEAPMREFMLKQTRQSDFALFSRLARLGSDVTAETAPLRVLVPAFVTSELKSAFQIGFMIFIPFLVIDMVVSSILMSLGMMMLSPVLVALPFKLMLFVLADGWNLLLGSLAASFVT from the coding sequence TCCTGGTGGGGGCAGGCTCTGGCGGTAATAGCTATTCTGTGCCCATCCAGACACTGCTGTTTTTCACGGCGCTTTCCTTTTTGCCTGCCGTGCTGCTGTTGATGACAGGCTTTACGCGCATCGTGATTGTCTTGTCGCTCCTTCGGCAGGCGCTTGGAACCCAGTCGGCTCCCCCCAACCAAGTCATCATTGGACTCTCCTTGTTCTTGACGATGTTTGTGATGGGGCCGACTTTGGATCGGGTGTACCAGGATGCGTATGTGCCCTACACCGCTAATGCCATTGGCTTTGAACAAGCGTTGCAAAAAGCAGAGGCGCCCATGCGCGAATTCATGCTTAAGCAAACGCGGCAGTCAGACTTTGCCTTGTTTTCCCGTTTGGCTCGTTTGGGGTCTGATGTGACCGCCGAAACGGCGCCGCTGCGGGTGCTGGTGCCGGCGTTTGTGACCAGTGAGTTGAAATCTGCTTTCCAGATAGGGTTCATGATCTTCATCCCATTTCTGGTTATCGATATGGTGGTTTCCAGTATCTTGATGTCTTTGGGGATGATGATGTTGTCCCCTGTGCTGGTTGCACTGCCTTTCAAGCTCATGCTATTTGTTCTGGCCGATGGATGGAACCTTCTCCTGGGTTCATTGGCTGCCAGCTTTGTGACTTGA
- the fliQ gene encoding flagellar biosynthesis protein FliQ — MTSQMVLTMGRDALTLLLMISMPVLGVVMAVGLVVSIFQAVTQIHEATLAFVPKLIAAMIVFAIGGPWMISTLVDYIRRTIESIPSVVG; from the coding sequence GTGACTTCTCAGATGGTTTTGACCATGGGGCGGGATGCCCTGACCTTGTTGCTCATGATCTCGATGCCCGTATTGGGCGTGGTCATGGCTGTGGGCTTGGTGGTCAGCATTTTTCAGGCAGTGACGCAGATCCATGAGGCGACGCTGGCTTTTGTGCCCAAGCTGATCGCAGCCATGATTGTGTTCGCCATTGGTGGCCCCTGGATGATCAGCACTTTGGTGGATTACATCCGTCGAACCATTGAGTCCATTCCAAGCGTTGTCGGTTGA
- the fliR gene encoding flagellar biosynthetic protein FliR yields MITFNEAQLVAWLSPVLWPFLRVLAVFSVAPIFSMRMIPMRVKIGLAFLVALCAQGILVNQPIVDINGRDAIGAVVQQVVIGLSIGFAVRLVFSSVELAGEIIGLQMGLNFASFFDPASNAQISAVARFFGNVSMLLFIVVNGHLMVVMAVVKSFDRFPVNGNFLSALNQMRLYELGASLFSSALWIALPMIALLLFVNLALGVISRVAPQMNIYAVGFPVTLTVGMLGITATLPMLEQPILTLMQQAVDIFAAQR; encoded by the coding sequence GTGATCACCTTCAATGAGGCGCAACTGGTTGCTTGGCTATCGCCAGTGCTGTGGCCATTTTTGAGGGTGCTGGCGGTATTTTCTGTGGCGCCGATTTTCTCCATGCGCATGATTCCCATGCGGGTCAAGATTGGCTTAGCGTTTCTTGTTGCCCTCTGTGCCCAGGGTATTTTGGTCAATCAGCCAATCGTGGATATCAATGGGCGAGATGCGATTGGGGCCGTCGTGCAGCAGGTGGTGATTGGCTTATCGATTGGTTTTGCTGTCCGTTTGGTGTTTTCTTCTGTGGAGCTGGCAGGGGAAATCATTGGTTTGCAGATGGGGTTGAATTTCGCTTCATTTTTTGACCCGGCAAGCAATGCACAAATCAGTGCAGTAGCTCGCTTTTTCGGCAATGTGTCCATGTTGTTGTTCATCGTGGTTAATGGGCACCTGATGGTGGTGATGGCGGTCGTCAAGAGCTTCGATCGATTTCCCGTGAACGGCAATTTTTTAAGTGCCTTGAATCAGATGCGGCTGTACGAACTAGGGGCATCGCTGTTCTCGAGCGCTTTGTGGATTGCGCTGCCGATGATTGCCTTGCTGCTGTTCGTCAATCTTGCGTTGGGGGTGATATCCCGTGTTGCGCCACAGATGAATATTTATGCCGTGGGGTTCCCTGTGACACTCACGGTCGGGATGCTCGGTATTACAGCCACCTTACCCATGCTCGAGCAGCCTATCTTGACACTCATGCAGCAGGCGGTAGATATTTTTGCCGCACAGAGATAG
- a CDS encoding response regulator transcription factor translates to MAINVVLCDDHAVLRRGIRDTLIEAHDIQVTGEAGSYSELREVLRSAPCDVLLLDLNMPGRSGLEVLASLKETNSEIKVLVVSMYPEDQYALRCLKAGAQGYANKAGDPVALIAAVRTVMQGRKYLTAEVAQMLAESLSQPVQETPHAALSERELQTLIKIASGRRLSDIAEELMLSPKTVSVYRSRVLEKLQLTNNAELTVYAIRNQLV, encoded by the coding sequence GTGGCGATTAATGTTGTTCTGTGCGATGACCATGCCGTACTGCGTCGGGGCATCCGCGACACGTTGATTGAAGCCCATGACATTCAAGTCACAGGAGAGGCTGGCAGCTACTCAGAGCTTCGGGAAGTTTTGCGTAGCGCGCCCTGCGACGTTTTGCTCCTTGATCTCAACATGCCTGGCCGCAGCGGGCTGGAAGTGTTGGCAAGCCTGAAAGAGACAAATTCGGAGATCAAGGTACTGGTGGTGTCCATGTACCCAGAAGACCAATACGCACTGCGCTGCCTCAAAGCAGGCGCCCAAGGGTATGCCAACAAGGCAGGGGATCCCGTGGCACTGATTGCAGCGGTTCGCACCGTCATGCAGGGACGCAAGTATTTGACTGCCGAGGTAGCGCAGATGCTGGCAGAAAGTCTTTCGCAGCCTGTGCAAGAAACACCCCACGCTGCACTGTCTGAGCGCGAACTGCAAACACTCATCAAAATTGCATCAGGCCGTCGCCTGTCGGATATTGCGGAAGAACTGATGCTGAGCCCCAAGACGGTGAGCGTCTATCGATCCAGGGTCCTTGAGAAGCTGCAACTCACCAACAATGCGGAACTGACGGTGTATGCAATACGCAACCAACTGGTCTAG
- a CDS encoding ATP-binding protein produces the protein MVTIAPEQQLQILHLEDSLADQKLVHRVILRSYPSAAITPVDSLDAFAALVSLRSFDIILADYRLNGFTALDAWQHVAQLHHRPPFVLVSGAVGEAAAVDAMHLGIADYLLKDDIGRLPHVMARAIEVHQANKDRELAVAELAESQKRLAALAEHLQTSIEQERAAIAREIHDDIGGALTAVRFDIAWIGRHATTDAMKEHAAAATDMLQHAVGASQRIMMNLRPPVLEQGLAAAVKWLASGFERRTDIPAHVRLNKEDIHVSPEIQLVAYRTAQEALTNIGKYAQPSKVSIDLSDYEGILTLEIADNGCGMGPEMRTKPKAFGLKGLQERARTVGGWLDISSQPTKGTCITLTVPLTSSPTKYQEGEVCGD, from the coding sequence ATGGTCACGATAGCACCAGAGCAACAGCTTCAAATACTCCACCTTGAAGATTCGCTTGCTGATCAAAAACTGGTGCACCGCGTCATTCTTCGGTCTTACCCCTCGGCAGCAATCACACCGGTTGACTCTCTGGATGCCTTTGCGGCACTTGTTTCCCTGAGGTCATTCGACATCATCCTAGCGGACTACAGGCTCAACGGGTTTACGGCGCTTGATGCATGGCAACATGTTGCGCAATTGCATCACCGCCCCCCCTTCGTTCTGGTTTCAGGAGCGGTTGGCGAAGCTGCTGCGGTCGATGCCATGCACCTCGGCATCGCCGACTACCTTCTCAAAGATGACATTGGCCGACTCCCCCATGTCATGGCGCGCGCCATTGAAGTGCACCAAGCCAATAAAGACCGCGAGCTGGCCGTGGCAGAGTTGGCAGAGTCTCAAAAACGGCTGGCGGCTTTAGCGGAGCACTTACAGACATCCATTGAGCAAGAGCGCGCAGCCATCGCACGCGAAATTCACGATGACATCGGCGGAGCACTGACCGCAGTTCGCTTCGACATCGCATGGATAGGTCGGCACGCGACGACCGACGCCATGAAAGAGCATGCAGCGGCAGCCACAGACATGTTGCAGCATGCTGTGGGTGCCAGCCAGCGGATCATGATGAACTTGCGCCCCCCGGTACTGGAGCAAGGGCTAGCCGCGGCGGTCAAGTGGCTGGCATCAGGTTTTGAGAGAAGAACAGACATCCCGGCTCACGTGCGCCTCAACAAGGAAGACATCCATGTCAGTCCAGAAATCCAACTGGTGGCGTACCGCACCGCCCAAGAGGCACTGACCAATATCGGCAAATACGCGCAGCCCAGCAAAGTGAGCATCGACTTATCCGACTATGAGGGCATCCTAACGTTGGAAATTGCAGACAACGGGTGCGGCATGGGCCCCGAAATGCGAACCAAGCCCAAAGCCTTTGGACTCAAAGGGCTTCAAGAAAGGGCTCGCACTGTTGGCGGCTGGCTGGATATCAGCAGTCAGCCCACAAAAGGCACATGCATCACGCTGACAGTCCCGCTAACATCGTCACCAACAAAGTACCAAGAGGGGGAAGTTTGTGGCGATTAA
- a CDS encoding response regulator — MQSILAVDDSPSMRKMVSFTLTGAGYHVVEAVDGQDALEKAESHDIHLVLADQNMPRLDGIGLTRKLREHPKFKTIPILILTTESSDQMKQAGRSAGATGWLVKPFDPNRLIEVIQKVIR; from the coding sequence ATGCAATCGATACTTGCCGTAGATGATTCACCATCCATGCGAAAAATGGTGTCTTTCACCTTGACTGGTGCGGGTTACCACGTGGTGGAGGCGGTGGATGGGCAAGATGCCCTTGAAAAAGCGGAAAGCCATGACATTCACTTGGTTTTGGCGGACCAGAACATGCCAAGGTTGGACGGTATCGGCCTTACGCGAAAACTCCGTGAGCATCCAAAGTTCAAAACCATTCCTATTTTGATTTTGACAACCGAGTCCAGTGACCAAATGAAGCAGGCAGGACGCTCTGCGGGTGCTACGGGGTGGTTGGTTAAGCCTTTTGATCCCAATCGACTCATTGAAGTGATTCAAAAGGTAATCCGCTAA
- a CDS encoding chemotaxis protein CheW, translating to MSVVGKTADVAPAGAREYLTFRLDQEEYGIDILKVQEIRGYEQPTRIANAPAFIKGVVNLRGTIVPIVDMRLKFNCAQADYNSFTVVIILNLRNRVVGIVVDSVSDVMELTADSIRSAPDIESAIDNSCILGLGSVGERMLILLDIEKLMSGVDMGLVTVDE from the coding sequence ATGAGTGTTGTTGGAAAAACTGCAGATGTGGCTCCAGCTGGGGCCAGGGAGTATCTGACTTTTCGGTTGGATCAAGAGGAGTACGGCATTGATATCTTGAAGGTTCAAGAAATCAGGGGATACGAGCAACCAACTCGTATCGCAAATGCCCCCGCATTCATTAAAGGGGTCGTGAATCTTCGAGGAACTATCGTTCCTATTGTTGATATGCGACTCAAATTCAATTGCGCGCAGGCAGATTACAATAGTTTTACTGTTGTTATTATTTTGAATTTGCGCAATAGAGTCGTCGGAATTGTTGTGGATTCTGTGAGTGATGTCATGGAGTTGACTGCGGATAGTATTCGTTCTGCACCCGATATTGAAAGTGCAATTGATAACAGTTGCATCTTGGGACTGGGATCCGTGGGAGAGCGGATGCTAATTCTTCTGGATATTGAAAAGCTGATGTCTGGTGTCGATATGGGGTTGGTCACGGTTGACGAGTAA
- a CDS encoding CheR family methyltransferase gives MPQATNALKNTRAPVARIDVEGNGAASTGPLAQGREFVWTNADFARVQSLIYQRAGISLHDGKHAMVYSRLSRRLRETGHASFHDYLSWLETNDGPEWQEFVNALTTNLTAFFREQHHFEIFASHLQSRPSGTQWKVWCNAASTGEEPYSIVMTAFEALGSNPSFKLVASDIDSKVLATAGNGVYRLDSMKGVSQDKMQRFFLKGKGANSGMVRVKPELRRLIDFMSVNLIRDDWPFKEPFDVVFCRNVMIYFDAPTQRRVLEKIHRVLKPGGMLFVGHAENFSESKDLFTLRGKTVYERR, from the coding sequence ATGCCCCAAGCCACTAACGCATTAAAAAACACCCGTGCACCCGTTGCTCGAATTGATGTAGAGGGTAATGGTGCAGCATCCACTGGACCTCTTGCACAGGGCAGAGAGTTTGTGTGGACAAATGCTGATTTCGCCAGAGTTCAATCACTGATTTACCAGCGTGCGGGAATTAGTTTGCATGATGGAAAACATGCAATGGTTTATAGCAGGCTTTCCCGCCGTTTGAGAGAGACGGGACATGCTAGTTTCCATGACTATTTAAGCTGGCTTGAAACCAACGATGGCCCTGAATGGCAGGAATTTGTCAATGCGTTGACGACAAATCTCACAGCTTTTTTTCGGGAGCAGCATCATTTTGAAATATTTGCTTCCCATCTTCAAAGCCGCCCCTCGGGAACTCAATGGAAGGTTTGGTGCAACGCTGCATCTACTGGTGAGGAGCCCTATTCTATTGTCATGACGGCCTTTGAAGCGCTGGGTTCAAACCCCTCTTTTAAATTGGTTGCCAGCGATATTGATTCCAAAGTTTTGGCAACTGCTGGAAATGGGGTTTATCGTCTTGACAGCATGAAGGGGGTTAGCCAAGACAAGATGCAGCGGTTTTTCTTGAAAGGAAAAGGCGCTAATTCAGGGATGGTGCGAGTCAAGCCGGAGTTGCGTCGGTTGATTGACTTCATGAGCGTGAATTTGATCAGGGACGATTGGCCTTTCAAAGAGCCCTTTGATGTGGTTTTTTGTCGGAATGTCATGATTTATTTTGATGCTCCGACGCAAAGGCGCGTTCTGGAAAAAATTCACCGTGTACTGAAGCCAGGTGGGATGCTTTTTGTCGGGCACGCTGAAAATTTCAGCGAATCCAAGGATCTTTTTACTTTGCGGGGGAAGACGGTTTATGAACGCCGTTGA
- the cheD gene encoding chemoreceptor glutamine deamidase CheD: MASQAGLERRRAPRIAPLSADIYSAGGAARDSSLDELKARPKRPGEASFFYLDHHFQHNAVKVLPGEYFVANENMVIMTVLGSCIAACLWDSRAHIGGMNHFMLPDGDMADSSGRYGSYAMEVLINEMLKLGARRETMQAKIFGGAQVMHNFTTMNVGERNTNFVLNYLHTERIPIVSEDVLDIYPRKVVFFPVTGKAMVKRLAHAHPDVAQEVRGNAATVAKSNAGGSVDLF, translated from the coding sequence ATGGCATCTCAGGCTGGCCTTGAGCGGCGTAGAGCTCCGCGAATAGCACCATTGAGTGCGGATATTTATTCTGCTGGAGGGGCTGCAAGGGACTCTTCGTTAGATGAATTAAAGGCCCGGCCTAAACGCCCTGGTGAAGCATCTTTTTTCTACCTGGATCATCATTTTCAGCACAATGCTGTCAAGGTGTTGCCCGGCGAGTATTTTGTTGCCAATGAGAATATGGTGATCATGACTGTCTTGGGGTCATGTATTGCTGCCTGTTTGTGGGACAGTCGTGCACACATCGGTGGCATGAATCACTTTATGCTTCCTGATGGAGATATGGCTGACTCATCTGGTCGATACGGTTCTTATGCAATGGAAGTGTTGATCAATGAAATGCTGAAGTTGGGCGCTCGGCGAGAAACAATGCAGGCCAAGATATTTGGTGGCGCGCAGGTTATGCATAATTTCACGACAATGAATGTCGGTGAGCGAAATACAAATTTCGTACTGAATTACCTGCACACGGAGAGAATTCCGATTGTTTCTGAAGATGTTCTCGATATTTATCCCAGGAAGGTGGTTTTCTTCCCGGTCACTGGCAAGGCGATGGTCAAGCGATTGGCCCATGCCCATCCAGATGTCGCGCAAGAAGTTCGGGGCAATGCTGCCACTGTCGCCAAGAGCAATGCGGGTGGCTCTGTGGACTTGTTTTGA
- a CDS encoding chemotaxis response regulator protein-glutamate methylesterase, whose translation MSKKIRVVVVDDSALVRSLLAEIINRQRDMECIGTANDPLIAREMIRELNPDVITLDVEMPRMDGIDFLGRLMRLRPMPVVMISTLTERGAEVTMKALELGAIDFVAKPRVGLANGLNDLAEQIVDKIRVAAVAQVRRGAIRETPAQAPAPLHAGGAAAAPVSAMGLLGRLSTEKLICIGASTGGTEAIKEVLVQMPADSPAIVITQHMPPGFTTSFAARLNGLCQIIVKEAVNGERILPGHAYIAPGGKQFHVARSGANYVAVVDDGPAVNRHKPSVEVLFKSAAAVVGRNAFGIMLTGMGNDGAAAMREMKDAGSYNYVQDEASCIVFGMPREAIAHGAADEVLPLGQIAGALLTKLRGSSDRVLHRI comes from the coding sequence ATGAGTAAGAAAATTCGGGTGGTTGTTGTGGATGACTCGGCTCTGGTTCGTAGCCTGCTTGCCGAGATCATCAACCGCCAGCGTGATATGGAGTGCATTGGAACAGCCAACGACCCTCTGATCGCACGAGAAATGATTCGGGAACTCAATCCTGACGTGATTACCTTGGATGTTGAAATGCCCCGGATGGATGGCATCGATTTCCTGGGGCGGTTGATGCGTTTGCGTCCCATGCCTGTTGTGATGATCTCCACGCTGACAGAGCGGGGCGCTGAAGTGACTATGAAGGCGCTGGAGTTGGGCGCCATTGATTTTGTTGCGAAGCCGCGTGTGGGGCTGGCCAATGGTTTGAATGATCTGGCCGAGCAAATTGTGGACAAAATTCGTGTTGCTGCTGTTGCGCAAGTGCGCCGTGGCGCCATCCGCGAGACGCCTGCTCAGGCGCCTGCGCCTCTGCATGCGGGCGGGGCCGCTGCAGCCCCCGTGTCTGCCATGGGGTTGCTGGGACGTCTGTCCACTGAAAAGCTCATCTGCATTGGTGCATCCACAGGCGGGACTGAAGCCATCAAAGAGGTTTTGGTGCAGATGCCTGCGGATTCCCCTGCGATTGTGATCACACAACACATGCCGCCAGGCTTCACCACCAGTTTTGCCGCCAGGCTCAATGGGCTTTGCCAGATCATTGTGAAAGAGGCGGTGAACGGTGAACGGATATTGCCCGGGCATGCTTATATTGCGCCCGGCGGAAAGCAGTTTCATGTGGCGCGCAGTGGCGCCAACTACGTAGCTGTCGTTGATGACGGACCTGCCGTCAATAGGCACAAGCCTTCCGTTGAGGTCTTGTTTAAATCAGCCGCTGCAGTGGTTGGGCGCAACGCCTTTGGCATTATGTTGACCGGAATGGGCAATGACGGCGCCGCTGCGATGCGAGAGATGAAGGACGCTGGCAGCTACAACTATGTGCAGGATGAGGCCAGTTGTATTGTGTTTGGCATGCCTAGAGAGGCCATAGCGCATGGCGCTGCGGATGAGGTTCTTCCGCTGGGCCAAATTGCGGGCGCGCTGTTGACCAAGTTGAGGGGCTCTTCGGATCGGGTGCTGCACCGCATTTGA
- the abc-f gene encoding ribosomal protection-like ABC-F family protein, with protein sequence MALITLINAQLAFGHVALLDHAGFSLEQTERVGLIGRNGAGKSSLLKILGGLAKPDDGSLQVQQGVRIAYVAQEPILDAEATIFQAASAGLQRVIAIREQYLAAEEGVDLDALQSEIEAFDAWNWEQRVEETLQRLHLPPEAVVGTLSGGTKKRVALAQALVSRPDVLLLDEPTNHLDLDSIEWLEDLLLDFPGSVVTITHDRAFLDRIATRIVELDRGQLRSYPGNFAQYQLQKEEQLAQEAVIAAKADKLLAQEEVWIRKGVEARRTRSQSRISRLEALRQKREARRDVVGSVKMDVATGSGNGYQGKIVAELTNVGKAFGPKQIVQGFTGTILRGDKVGLIGPNGAGKTTLLKLILGELQPDEGSIRQGANLQIAYFDQMRHAINLDATLEDFISPGSEWIEIGNQRKHVKSYLSDFLFSPARAHSPVSSLSGGERNRLLLARLFARPANVLVLDEPTNDLDIDTLDLLEELLESYPGTVFLVSHDRTFLDNVVTSTIAFEGNAHWREYEGSVQDWLIQSKRARAQAPADNKKVSAEIPAPTAVQGLSNKREQLSKKKLSYKEQKELEQLPATIEALEAEQKMLNEQLADGSLYASDGIKATAMMTRVAAIEEELLLALERWEALSA encoded by the coding sequence ATGGCACTCATCACACTCATCAATGCGCAACTGGCCTTCGGCCACGTTGCATTACTAGACCATGCAGGCTTCTCTCTTGAGCAGACGGAGCGTGTAGGTCTGATTGGCCGCAACGGCGCAGGGAAGTCGTCCTTGCTCAAGATTCTGGGAGGACTGGCAAAGCCAGATGACGGCAGTCTGCAGGTACAGCAAGGCGTACGCATTGCGTATGTGGCACAGGAGCCCATCCTAGACGCCGAAGCTACGATCTTCCAGGCAGCCTCCGCCGGCTTGCAGCGAGTGATTGCCATACGGGAGCAGTACCTGGCAGCCGAGGAAGGTGTGGACCTGGACGCCCTGCAATCAGAAATTGAAGCGTTTGATGCCTGGAACTGGGAGCAGCGCGTGGAAGAAACTCTTCAAAGACTTCACCTTCCACCCGAAGCGGTCGTGGGCACTCTTTCGGGAGGAACCAAGAAGAGAGTGGCGTTAGCCCAGGCACTCGTGTCACGCCCAGATGTATTGCTGTTGGATGAACCGACCAACCACTTGGATCTGGACTCCATTGAGTGGCTGGAAGATTTGCTGCTGGACTTTCCGGGCAGCGTAGTCACCATCACACACGATCGGGCATTCCTTGATCGGATTGCAACCCGGATTGTGGAGTTAGATAGAGGCCAGCTGCGCTCGTATCCTGGCAACTTCGCTCAGTACCAACTCCAGAAGGAAGAGCAGCTAGCGCAAGAGGCCGTCATCGCGGCCAAAGCCGACAAACTGCTGGCACAAGAAGAAGTGTGGATTCGCAAAGGTGTGGAAGCAAGACGCACCCGAAGCCAAAGCCGAATCAGCAGACTGGAAGCGTTGCGCCAGAAGCGTGAAGCACGGCGCGACGTGGTGGGCAGCGTCAAAATGGACGTCGCAACCGGATCAGGCAACGGATATCAAGGCAAGATCGTTGCAGAACTCACTAATGTGGGCAAGGCATTTGGCCCCAAACAGATTGTCCAAGGCTTTACTGGCACTATTTTGCGCGGCGACAAAGTCGGCTTGATCGGTCCCAATGGTGCGGGCAAAACCACCTTGCTGAAACTCATTTTGGGCGAACTCCAACCCGACGAGGGCAGCATCAGGCAAGGAGCCAATCTTCAGATCGCGTACTTTGACCAAATGCGCCATGCCATCAATCTCGATGCGACGCTGGAAGACTTCATCAGCCCTGGCAGCGAGTGGATTGAGATTGGCAATCAACGCAAACACGTCAAAAGCTATCTCAGCGATTTCCTGTTCTCACCAGCCCGCGCTCATTCACCGGTGAGTTCACTCTCAGGGGGAGAGCGCAATAGATTGCTTCTGGCAAGACTGTTTGCACGGCCAGCCAATGTCCTGGTGCTGGACGAGCCTACGAACGATCTGGACATCGACACCCTGGATCTGCTGGAAGAGCTGCTAGAAAGCTATCCGGGCACCGTCTTCTTGGTCAGCCACGATCGAACCTTTCTGGACAACGTCGTCACCAGCACCATTGCATTCGAAGGCAACGCTCACTGGCGGGAGTACGAAGGCAGCGTTCAGGACTGGTTGATCCAATCCAAGCGTGCCCGCGCTCAAGCACCCGCAGACAACAAAAAGGTTTCTGCGGAGATTCCAGCTCCAACAGCAGTCCAGGGCTTATCCAATAAGCGCGAGCAGCTATCAAAAAAGAAGCTGAGCTACAAAGAGCAGAAAGAACTGGAGCAACTACCGGCGACCATCGAGGCGCTAGAGGCAGAACAAAAGATGCTGAACGAGCAGCTTGCCGATGGAAGCCTGTATGCATCTGATGGGATCAAGGCAACAGCAATGATGACAAGGGTCGCAGCCATTGAAGAAGAGCTGCTCTTGGCACTAGAGCGCTGGGAAGCACTGTCTGCCTAG
- a CDS encoding PaaI family thioesterase produces the protein MATLGARLAAIAPGSVDIELDWAAGLTQQHGFLHAGVVSTALDSACGYAALTLMPEEVAVLTIEFKINLLAPASGECFRMEGRVLKSGRTITVSEGHAFALQAGHEKLVATMGCTLMAVAGREQLRD, from the coding sequence ATGGCAACGCTGGGCGCTCGCTTGGCTGCTATTGCACCGGGCTCGGTCGATATCGAGCTGGACTGGGCTGCCGGACTGACCCAGCAGCATGGTTTTTTGCACGCTGGCGTCGTCTCTACTGCTCTGGATTCCGCTTGCGGCTATGCCGCCTTGACGCTCATGCCTGAGGAGGTTGCGGTCCTCACCATCGAGTTCAAGATCAATCTGCTGGCGCCCGCTTCGGGAGAGTGCTTTCGCATGGAAGGTCGTGTGCTGAAGTCTGGGCGTACGATCACCGTATCTGAAGGCCATGCCTTTGCGCTGCAGGCGGGGCATGAAAAGCTCGTTGCCACCATGGGCTGCACCTTGATGGCGGTAGCGGGGCGCGAGCAACTGCGTGATTGA